Below is a window of Janthinobacterium lividum DNA.
CACAAGATCATCGAATGGGCCTTGCCCGCCTCGAACGCCAGGCGCAGCGGCTTGCCGACACCCAGCAGATGCGTCTGGCCGATGACTTCGTTGAGGGTAGCAGGCCGCAAGGCCTCGGCCAGCGGCTGGCGCGGTGCGGTGGAAAAGAGATCCGCCATAATATTTACCGGGTAAGAATGCAAAGGCCCCGCATCGCTGCGAGGCCGGTCAACAACAGGACGTCAGCGATCAATTGTTAATCACGTCGGCGCCCTTGGGCATGAAAAATTTAAAGTGATTGGCAGATAAGGCCGGATTTTTCTGGAAGTTCTTGAACGCCAGCACCGAGGTCTGACCGAACGAGTCGCGCAATTCCATCGCTTCTGGCACGCCATTGCGCAGGCCGATCGTGATTTCGTCAAACGTCGTGTCCTTGGCCTTCGGTGTCGCTTTCAGCCATTCCAGGCCATCGCGCGTGCCCGCTTCGGCCAGGGTGAAATTCTTTTCCAGGTCATTGCTGCCGAACAGGATGGCGGCTGGCGAGGAACCGAGGGCGTCGCCCAGTTTCTTGACCGTCACCTGGCTCAAGTCCTTGTCGTAGATATACAACTTGTCGCCGTCCGCTTGCAGCAGCTGCTCGTATGGCTTCAGGTAAGTCCAGATGAACTTGCCGGGACGGGCGAATTCAAACGTGCCGCTGGCCGGCGTGGACACTTTCGCCTTGCCGCTGGCGTCCGCCTTCTTGACTTGCCGCTGCACGAACTCGCCCTTGGCCGACTTGGTGCCGGCCGCAAAGCTCTTGAATTGCTCGAGTGCGCTGGCCGAGGCGCTGGCCGCGAACAGCAGGCTGCAGGCAACGCTGGCCGCGCCGATCATCATTTTTGCTGCGAAAGTATTGCTTTTCATTCTATTACCCTTGTTCGCTACTGGCCGCCGGCACCAGGATTTCCCGGTTGCCATTGGATTGCATGGTTGATACCACCCCGCTCTGCTCCATCTGCTCGAGCAGACGGGCGGCGCGGTTGTAGCCGATGCGCAAATGACGCTGCACCAGCGAAATCGAAGCGCGGCGGTTTTTCAGCACCACCGCCACCGCCTGGT
It encodes the following:
- the lolA gene encoding outer membrane lipoprotein chaperone LolA; its protein translation is MKSNTFAAKMMIGAASVACSLLFAASASASALEQFKSFAAGTKSAKGEFVQRQVKKADASGKAKVSTPASGTFEFARPGKFIWTYLKPYEQLLQADGDKLYIYDKDLSQVTVKKLGDALGSSPAAILFGSNDLEKNFTLAEAGTRDGLEWLKATPKAKDTTFDEITIGLRNGVPEAMELRDSFGQTSVLAFKNFQKNPALSANHFKFFMPKGADVINN